The Paenibacillus mucilaginosus 3016 genome includes the window AAAGGCGGGGATCAAACGAATGGGGGAGTACGATGAAGAAGAATCTTATGATTGCATGCGCACTCGTGACCGCGGCGGCACTTTTCTTAACCGCGTGCCAAGGTAACGGCGGTGATGCCCCTGCGGCAAACGGCGAAGCCTCGAAAACGCGGGAGCAAGCTGCCGATTTGACCGTAGCTTTTCCGATCTTCGGAGCCGTGCCGAAGGATTTGAAGGCGGTTCAGGATGCAATTAATCAGATCGCGAGGGAGAAAATCAATGCTACCGTTACATTGACGCCAATCAGCTTCGGAAACTGGGACCAACAAGCGAACCTGATGCTAAGCAGCAATGAAGAGCTCGACTTGATGTATGTCGGCAGTAACAACTACAGCAATTATGTCGCCAAAGGACAACTTATTGCGCTCGACAAACTGGTGGAGCAGTATGGGCAAGGGATCAAGGAAGCGCTTGACCCTGCTTATCTGAAAGCGCCGCAAATCGCAGGATCCATTTACGGGATTCCGACGGTACGCGACTTTGCCGTTTACAGCGGGATCGCGATGCGGAAGGATCTTGCCGATAAGAACGGGATCGACGTCAACCAAATTCGTACGCTTGACGATGTAGAGGTTGCCTTGAAAACGATCAAGGAGAATGAGCCGAATATAACGCCTTTGATTCCTGGCAATGTCGGCGTATCCATTCTGGATCGGTATCGTACGTATGATAATCTTGGCGATTCGATCGGCGTTCTGCCGAAATTCGATAACGATTTAAAAATCGTAAACCTCTACGAGACAGAGGAGTATACCCAACTCGTTAAGAAGGTAAGAAGCTGGTACACCTCAGGCTTGATCCTGAAAGATGCCGCGACGAACAAGACGACTGTGCCAGATTTGATGAAGTCCAATCGCAGCTTCGCTTATATGTCCAATATGAAGCCTGGGTTCGTGGAGCAAGAGTCCCAAAATAATGGGATGACGATGGTAACGTCGACCTTGATTCAGCCGGTATCGACGACTTCCAACGTCACGGGCGTCATGTGGGGGATTCCAATTAACTCCAAAATGCCGGAGAAAGCGATGGAGTTCCTGAACCTGATGTACGCTGACGCCGATATTGTCAATTTGTTAAATTGGGGCATCGAGGGACAGCATTACGTCATCAAAGCGGACAACGTTATTGATTTCCCCGACGGCGTCGATGCGCAAAAGTCGGGCTACAATCTGAATTTGGGATGGTTGTTCGGCAATCAATTTTTGTCCTATGTGTTTGCAGGCAACGACCCGGAAATTTGGGGAAAGATGGACCAATTTAACAAGTCGGCTGTTAAATCCAAGGCGCTCGGCTTCACGTTCGACGCCAGCTCGGTGAAGGCAGAGTATGCCGCGGTCACGAACGTGATTACGGAATATAAGCTACCGCTCGAGACGGGAAGCGTAGACCCGGACAAGATCCTGCCGGAATTCATTTCGAAGTTGAAGTCTGCCGGTATCGACAAGATCATCGCGGAGAAACAAAAGCAGCTCAACGAGTGGGCAAAAAACAATCAATAAACATGAAAAACCAATTCCATTGCCTTGATCAACCTTGTTGAAAGGGGCTTTTTTTCGATGCCGATGCGAAGAGAGAGGGAAATACGATGATTCGAGAGATTCCTTACAATGAAAATTGGATGTTTACTAAAAATAACGAACCAGCTTATGCGCACGAGCGCATGAAAGAAGGACAGTTTGTCTCATTGCCGCACACGTGGAATGCAGAGGATGGGTGCAGCTCGGATTATTATCGTGGGTCGTGCTGGTACCAGAACCTATTGACGGTTTCCCCGGAGGATTTGACGAAACAAATTTACCTGGAGATCGGAGCTGCCGGGAATGTCGGGAAGATCTATGTCAACGGATGCCTGGCGGAGGAAAGCCGATGCGGCTATGCCATGTTCCGAGCGAACCTTACCCCCTATTTGAAAGCAGGGGGAAATTTGATCTCCATTATGGTCGATAATACCTATGATAACGAAGTGCTCCCCCTCTTGGCTGATTTTACGTTTTATGGAGGTTTGTACAGAGAAGTTAAACTACTTATGATGGAAGATCTGCACTTCGATGTAATGGATAACGGAAGGGACGGGGTGTACTTCACGCAAAAGAAAATCGGGGACCGGGTGTTCGAATGGGCAGTTCAAGGGCAAGTGATCAATGAACTCTCTCCCACGACGGGAAACGTTCGACTTTTGCTCAGGGATCATGACGGGAATGTCGTATCGGATTCAACGTCGGAACTCGAATTTGAGGGTGTAACGCCGTTCGAGCTGCGAGGCGAAATCGTCGACCCGATTCTTTGGCATGGAGTCGAGCGACCCTATCTTTACACGGCAACGATTACCATCTCCGCGGCAGGGCGAATTCGGGATTCACGGCAAATCGAAATCGGCTTTCGAACGATCGAAATTACGACCGAACAAGGTTTGCTTTTAAACGGGTCGCCCCTGAAGTTAAACGGCGTTTGCCGACACCAAGATTTCGCAGGCGTGGGCAATGCCGTCACTAAATCGCATATGGAGCAGGATATAGCCTTGATTCGTGAGGTGGGGGCGAACAGCATTCGTCTGGCTCACTATCAGCATGACGACTACTTTTATAGCTTATGCGACCGACACGGATTGTTGGTGTGGGCCGAAATTCCGTTCATCAGTGTTCCATCCAGCAAAGATCCGGAAAATCAAAATGCGGTAGAGCAGTTGGAAAAACTCGTCAAACAGGCCTTTAATCACACCTCGATTTATTGTTGGGGCGTGCAAAATGAAATCACCATAGCAGTGGAGACGGAGTACACCCATAAAACAATTAATAAATTAGTCGACTTGGTCAATGAGTGGGACCCCGGTCGCTATACCGCCCAGGCCAATATCAACGGAGTAGAGGACAACAGCATCATTAACAGTTACACAGATGTGGTCGGCTACAATTTATACTACGGTTGGTATTACGGTGATGTACAGGATTTGCAAAAACGATTTGATTCGTTCCATGCTGCGAACCCTGATATCCCGTTGATCTTATCCGAGTACGGCGTGGATACGAACCCCAAATTTCACTCGTATGTGCCCAAGGTGAAAGATTATACCGAAGAATATCAGCTAATGTTTCATCATAACGCCATCAAAGCGATTCACGAGCGTCCTTTCGTGATTGGCGGTTATGTGTGGAATATGTTCGATTTCGGCAGCGCGAATCGGAAGGAAGGCGGCGAGACGGGCAGAAACTTGAAGGGCCTTGTAACATTCGACCGATTGACTAAAAAGGACGCATTTTATCTTTATAAGGCCTACTGGTCCAAGGAACCATTCGTGCATCTTGCAGGGCGGCGATTTGTGAATCGGCACCAGGCACAGAATGATATCATGGTATTGACCAACCTTCAGGATGTCCGGGTATATGTAAATAACGCATTCATTGCTAGAATCCAAAGCGACGAAGCGGTGAAAATTGTTAAGAATGTCTTGCTGTCCGAGGGGGATAACCTTGTACGGGTCGAGGGTGTCGACGGCCGAGGCTCCGTGTGCATGGACGAAATGGTGTTGCACCGCGTATACGAGCCTGACGAAAGCTATATCCACGTCGTCGAAGATCAATCCAAGAATGTCGTGAATTGGTTCGAAAAATTTGATTTGTCGGAGACCGAGGCCGTGCCATTAAAAGACGGTTACTATTCGACGTTCGATACGATTGAGGATCTTTATAGCAATGAAGCGGCGAAAGCCGTATTTCTAAAGTATTTCGGGCATGTCACCGGAAATCCATTTTTCGAAGTGACGATGAACGTAATGTCGATCGAGAAAATGGCCCAACTCGAATTTTATAAGATCGTTCCGGAATTATTGATTGCAATGAATAAAGAACTGAATGTGATTCAAAAAGTTGAAGCCGAAACCTCCGACGTACAGCAATAATAAACAGCGCCATGATCTAAAGACCCCTGCCAACGAATCCGTTGACAAGGGTCTTTTTTTGTATTCTCGAGGTGGTCGGCAAAGTGCAAAACGGAAGTCGGAGGAACGGTAGTGAGGAAGTTCGGTTTTCACTATGATAAAAGTACACCGAAAAAAGCATACGACTGAAAGGGGACCTATTACATGGCAAACCACACCCATAGCGTAGCGGTAAAGAGCGGACCAAAGATCAAATCCGCACGGAAGACGGCTATGAAAAGAATTTGGAAATACAGCCCGCTCTACTTAATGATGATCCCGGGAATCGCTTACTTGCTCATCAATAACTATTTACCGATGTTCGGTCTCGTCATCGCCTTTAAGGACATTAACTTTGCAAAAGGCATTTGGGGAAGTGATTGGGTCGGGCTTCAGAATTTTAAGTTTCTCTTCCAAACATCCGACGCTTATGTCATCACCCGCAACACCATTCTATATAACCTGGCTTTCATCGTGATTAATCTGATCGTTGGAGTAGGCCTTGCGATTTTGCTCAATGAAATCAAAAGCAAGTTCGCGTCTCGACTGTACCAAACCGTTATCATTTTGCCCTTCTTGATTTCCATGGTGTTGGTAAGTTATCTCGTCTACTCCTTGCTGAGCATGGAGAGCGGATTCATGAACAAAACGATATTGCCGCTGCTCGGCGTCGATCCGGTCTCTTGGTATAACGAACCGAAGTATTGGCCGATCATACTTACCGCTGTTGAAGTATGGAAAGGGGCCGGGTACGCTTGCATCATCTATTTGGCGGCCATTATCGGGATCGATCCCGAATATTATGAAGCGGCGACGCTGGATGGTGCCTCGAAATGGCAGCAAATTCGAAAAATTACGATTCCGTTAATTATGCCGGTTATCATTATGCTGACGCTGCTGGCGATCGGACGTATTTTCTACTCGGACTTCGGGTTGTTCTATCAAGTGCCCATGAACTCGGGTGCATTGTTCAGCACAACGAACGTGATCGACACGTACGTGTTCCGAGGCCTTTTGCAACTCGGAAACATCGGGATGTCAGCGGCTGCAGGCTTCTACCAATCGCTCGTCGGATTCGTACTCGTCCTTGCATCCAATTATATCGTACGCAAATTTAACAAAGAGAACGCATTGTTCTGAGGAGGATATCTGTGAATAAAGAAACGGTGGCATGGCGGTTGGCGGCCCATACTGTGTTGATTTTGTTTTCCCTCACTTGTTTCGTTCCGTTCGTGCTATTGACGATGTCTTCCATTACAGACGAACAGTCCATTTTGCAGCACGGATATTCCTTCTTTCCGAAGGATTTCAGCTTTGAAGCCTACGAATATTTGTGGCAGCAATCTTCGTTGATCTTTAATGCTTACGGCATTACGGTGCTCATAACGGTCGTCGGGACAGCCGCAAGCTTGTTGATCACGTCGCTGCTCGCTTATCCGTTGTCTCGTCGGGATTTGCCGGGCGGTACCTTCTTCGCTTTCTTGGTTTTCTTCACGTTATTGTTTAACGGTGGACTCGTACCGACGTATCTGGTTTACACGCAGGTGTTCGAAATCAAAAATACGCTGTGGGCATTAATTATCCCGGCGCTTTTAATGAAAGGCTTTAATGTTCTTCTCATGCGGACATTTTTTATGACGACTATTCCAGTTCCGGTGTTGGAATCGGCGAGCATTGACGGGGCGAGCGAGTTTAAGCTGTATTATAAGATCGTATTGCCGCTGTCGCTGCCCATTATGGCTACGGTTGGCCTGTTCCAAGCGCTGGCATACTGGAACGATTGGAACAACGGGTTGATTTACGTGACGAACCCGAAATTGTTCAGTTTGCAAAACGTGCTGAATCGGTTGATGAGCGATATTCAGTTCTTGGCGAGTAATAGCGATTTCGCCTCGAATGCCAGCGAGAGTATCGCTCAGCTCCCGAGCGAAACGTTCCGAATGGCCATTGCGGTCATCGCCGTCGTTCCGATTCTTATTGCATATCCGTTCTTCCAAAAGTACTTCGTCAAGGGCATGACCATTGGCGCTGTCAAAGGTTAATTTTATACCTATGCAGCGGTTAAATTCACTGGGTTTGAAAAACGGTGCCAATAACTATACCAGTTGCAGAGGGGATTTTATATGAGTAAAAATATAAAGCGTTGGTATCGCAGACGACATTGGAGGAAGGTGCAATTGAATGTAATTTAACGCTAATCAATTTTTCAACAATCAAACCGGAGCCAGGTGGTTTGCTGGCTCCGGTTCAAATACGCTTTGCGGGATATCGGGCAGCATTCATAGAACTTACCTTTCAAACTAAACTGCCCTTTAGCCATCCATGCCGCGCGAACGAGGCACCACGGAATCATGAAAATTTATACTTCCTGCCTTATACTATTCTTACGGCTGGTGAGGAAGGTCGATAAGCTGGTGAGTATCATGGAAGTTCTTATTGAGCGAGCTTGCGGGTTGGATGTCCATAAGAAGTCCATCACAGCCTGCATCGTTACTCCCGAAGGAAAGGAGATCAAGACATTCCGTACCCATACGGTCTTTCTTCTCGAGCTTATCGATTGGATTAAGGAACACCGCTGCACCCACGTGGCCATGGAGAGCATTTTATTCCTGACCGGAACCAACGCTAAATGCGGGAGCTGGTTCGATATCGTCGAAGCTTAATCCAGGAGCGTGCCCGCGAGCATAACAGGGTTCAGAAGGTTCTTGAAGGGGCAAACATCAAGCTGGCTTCTGTCGTTTCTGACATTATGGGCGTCTCCAGCCGGGACATGCTGGAAGCGATGGTGAACGGTGAGACGGATCCGGAAAAGCTGGCAGGCTTCGCTCGCCGAAGCATGAAGAAAAAGAAAGAAGAACTGGAACTTGCGCTGCGGGGGAACATGACTGCACACCAGCGCCTCATCCTCAAAAGCATGCTGACACACATCGACTTCTTAAGTGAGCAGATTACCGAACTGGATAGGAGGTAGCCAAAAGGCTCGACCCTTTTCTGCAAGATCTGGATCGCCTGGATACCATTCCGGGGGTCGCCAGACGGACCGCTGAACAAATCCTGGCTGAAATCGGCACCGATATCGCCTCCCGTTTCCCAAGTGCACCACACCTCTGCTCGTGGATTGGCCTTGTGCCGGGCCACAATGAGAGTGCAGGTAAGCGCAAACCCTCCAAAACCCGAAAAGGCAACAAATACCTCCGCTCTGCCCTCATTGAAGCTTCCCATTCCATTCGAGGATCGAACAACTACCTCGGTGCTCAGTATAGACGCATTGCAGCCCGTAAAGGCGGACATAGAGCAGCTGTTGCAGTTGCTCACTCCATCATGACTATTGCATACCATCTGATAACACGGCAGGAAGATTACACGGATTTAGGCTCTGATTACTTTGAGAAGCGAAAGCAAGACGCCATTGTCAGACAGGCGGTTCGAAAGTTAGAAAACTTAGGATACTCTGTTACTTTGGCCACTACCGAAGTATCTTAGTTCTTAAATAACATTATTACTTGGAGGAAGACGCAGCTTTTAAAAAATTGAAGCAGCTGCGCCTAGTTTCGTGCTGCCTTTTTAGGCTATACGCTATGAGTTATTTTCAGGGTAGCTTAATGCGAAGCAGGTTCAAAGAGAAGCTGGACACGGGATTTGCGGCGGAATTTCGCATCACCGAATTGGCGGAGCAGACCGGTTTCTCCGCCGTCTATTTGCGCAGAACCTTTGCGGCCCGGTACGGGTGCAGCCCCAAAGAGTACCTGGATCAGCTTCGCAATGAGCATGCCGTCCGCCGGCTGCGGTTCACGGACGATTCCATCACAGATATAGCGAGAGCCTGCGGTTACTCTGACGTCTACCAGTTCAGCAAGGCCTTTAAGAAGCGTAACGGCTTCTCTCCGACCGAATACCGCAGAATGCACGGGGGCTGATGATGCGGGGAAACTAAAGAGGTTCATTCCGTGTATGCCTGACCGGCGGTTCACAGCTTCCGTTTCCTTCTCGTCACAAAGGGGTCCCTTTGGGCGGATATGTACAACGATCAATAAGACGTCACAAGCGGAGGAGTATGTGTGAATCTTTAGGGAGTCGTAAGAGGTGAATCCCGCATCAAGGTGCACGGATAGTCACGGGCTGGACATGCCAAAACAGAGTCCTCAAGGTTAACTCCCTCAAGCACTCTGATCAGCATAGACGGAACGATCGCTTCGGATTACAGAGCATAGAAAATCAGCAGCTCTTCGGTGGTGAGATCTTGGGGTTCTTCAAGTATCATGTCCTTGGCTGTCCAGCATTCGACGCATGTCTCTTCCGTCTCGCATTCGCGGGCATCAGCGCAGATGTAGCAGAAATGAAGCATTTGGCGTGTAATGAATTGTTCGTCTCTCATTTGGACTCACCTCTTCGTTGGTTTGGAAAGATCTTAGAGCCGTATGAATAGCCTCTGTATGGGTGAACACTCTTATTCGTCGCGGCGTGAGATCCAACAGGGGAGGATGGCTCGGTCCGTTCCTTTAGTAAAATAAATCACATGAATGATTTTAACTATAGCGTCTTTTTGGGCTGTTTAGCGACCTTAGACACTCCGTCCACGTCCTTTCAGGGCTGTCATAGAAAGTACCTCCTCTTGACACCTTTATCTTAGCACGTGGCCGGCTTCTACCGACGTGATTTGCATCACATAAGAGTCCGTTTTCTTCCCGAAAATCCTCGTCGGCAGTTCCTTAGGCTTCGGAGTGCAGATTAGAGGATCCACTGTTCCTCTATTACGGACCGGCTTCTCTCGAGCGAAAGGCACTCTTTTGCATTTCTTCCGATTCCGTTTCAGGTAGCTGAATGCGTATTTAAAATAATGACCGTGCCAGTTGTCTGATAAAGCGTGTTCCCAGTAGGAGACTTAAGAGGTTAACGGAAAGCGGCTGCACAATAACCAGGGGAGCAGCTCGCCGCGCGGCAGCTCCTCCCTTTCTTCTGGTAAAAAGCAGCGCAGCTTAAGCAGTCAAGGCCTGCAGCCGCTGGTGATGATCAGCTTAGAAAGAATGCCAGCGGTACTTGGCTGACACTGCAAACCTATGCGCAAAAGACGTGGTATCCGTCGCAATGACAGACGACACCTCGTTCTGGAAATATTTGTTAAGAGCAGCTATCTCGTGTGGTTCCTATAGGCGGAAGGGGTAATCCCCGTAACTTTTTTAAAATGTCTCGAGAAGTGGGTGAGACCCAGTCCGATCCGGTCAGCAACCTCGGAGACACTGCAGTCGGAGAAGGATAAGAGTCGTTTGGCCTCCTCCAATCTTTTTTGCTGTACATAATGCATGGGGGTCATTCCCATATGCTTCTTGAAATAGGGAATGAAGTAGTTGGGGTGCAGGTGGACAAGCTCGGCCAATCGATCAATCAGCAGCTCTTCGCCTAAATGTTCATCAATATAAGAGAGGACCGCTGCCAGCTTATCCCGTTCTGTTCCCTGCATAAAGTCTTTTATAAAATCGGCTGCTCCTTCTCCTTCTTCCTCAAGGCAAGATGCCAGCAGAATCAGCAGAGCGGCCTGAGTCCGCATGGTTGCAAAGGGCCCGCCATGATGAAATTGCTCAATGAGTTCGGAGAATACCGAGATGGTCATTTCCGGATTGGCTGCCTGCTTCATATAAAGTCGGTTGGAGGCATGGAACAGAGGCCATTCTCCAATCCAGGCGTCAAAATGGCAGATGTACCGCAGGTAAGGATTCTCGGAGGATGTATTCGTTGTTTGCCGGGTGCCCGCAGGCATAATCAACAGCTGACCGGGCTTCGGTTCGTAGCTGGTTCCATTAAGGATGACCATTCCTTCCCCGTCTGCAATGTAATATAACCGGTTAAAACCGGGAGTTTCATCCACTCGAATCCACTCCATATTCCCGCGAAGCTGGGCATAAGACACACTCACCTTCAAGTTTTCGAGCAGACGGGTAAAGGTTAAAGAAGAAGTTTGCATCGACATGCTCCTCTGTTCATATTAGAACACCGGCATAACAGTGTGCTTTTGGACACCATAATGAGAGTTTCGGCTAAAGCCTTTTGAAGGTGAATCCTGTATATTCATGTTGTAAATCAAATTACAGGAGGCTGGGCTATATGAAATCATCCAACTTGTCATTATTGGAAGTCGACGCTTCAATTCAAGAAAGCATCACGGAAGAGCAGGCGCAATTTTTTCTGGACAACGGTTTCCTGGTGATCCGCAACGTTATCGTGGGGGAGGAATTGGAGCTGCTGCAAAAGCAAACCATGAAGCTCGTTGAACAGGGGATAGCAGGCACCGACGATGAGGATTATTTATACAGAGTAAGAAAGTCCGGCGAACGCGCTTATTGGCGGACTGAATATGTACTCGATAAGCTGGAGGGCACCAAGGCGCTGCTCGGCCATCCGTTCATCCTCCGGTCTGTAGAGAAGCTGCAGGGACCGAATCTGATTCCCACTTGGGACTCTCTGGTAGTGAAGATCCCCGGCCAGGCGGCTAGCGTGCCATGGCACCGAGACGCTACTGTCCCGGAGGGCTGCAGTAACCCTAGACCCATCTTCAACGTGGATTTTTACATGGATGCAGCCGACGAGAAATCATGCCTATGGGTTATTCCAGGCAGCCATCGGTGGGAGAACAGCAGAGCCGAAGAACGCTGCAGCAGCCGGGCGGATTTTGATTTCTCGGAAGCTGTCCCGGTTCCGATGAATCCGGGCGATGTCATCTTCCACAATATTCAACTGCTGCATGGTTCACCCGAAGGGGATGGGAATTCGCTGCGCCGTACGATCTATTACGAGTTCCGTGCCGGTGAGATTGAAGCCGAATTCGGTCCGCACACCCTGGAGTATCTGACGCTGAAGCAGCATGTGCTGTTTGATGCCATCAATCGTCGCAGCAACACGTCATACACTGCTTCCGAGAAGCCTTACGAATACCGCCCTGCCGGTGCATTCAGGATTGCTGAGCCGCGGAAGCCGGAGACTTACCGTTATGCTCATCACCAATACTGGCGTTCATAATTAGGAGTAAATGAGATTGGCACAGAACTGGGAAAGACTTTGACCGGTTTTCTTTTTGAACATCCGGCCAAAGGTGTGAACATCCGAATAACCAACAAGGCAGGCAATTTCCCCGATGGATAGCTTGCTCTGGATGGCAAGCTCCTTGGCTTTATTGACTCGCAGCCATGACAGATACTGCATGGGAGACATGCCGACATGCCTTCGGAAGAGGGTAAGTATATAGTTTTTGCTCAGACCAGAAATCTCTTCAAGCTCCCTGATTTGAACCTCCCGGTGAAGATGATCCGACAAATAATTTTTGATGAGAACCAGCTTGGGAATAGCCTGTGGATACTTCTTCATCTCAGGGGAATTGGAACTACTCGACACTGAAGCCTGAGATAAAATCGCCATAAGCAGACTTTGACACTGCATCTGGTGCAGCAGTCCGGGCTGTCGATAGTGACTCACCAGCTGAGACAGCATCGTCTCTACAGGATGTCCGGAGAAGTTCCCAAGCAGATGCCTGTGACGGAAGAGTTCTTCAAAAGGGAAATCCACCTCGCCAAAATGAAAGACAATTGAGATGCACACATAAGGCTGATCATCCGTGGTCAGGATCGAGTGCAGCTCGTGGGGACGGTGAAACAGCAAATCCCCGCTCCTTGTTTCGTAGGGCTGATCACCAATCGGATAACGGGCGAATCCGTCGACGACATACTGCAGCACGAACTGCGACATTTCCCTATTGTGAATCGCCCAGCCCTTGGGCGCATGAAACATATGGGCCAGCGTAATGTACGGCGGGAAATGATAATTGGGGAGCCTGCCGATCGTTTCTGCCGGAGGCAAGTAGTCCAAAGTCACAATGGCACCTGCTTTACTGCTTATTATTTTATTGAATTATATCACGAGAAGGTAACGTTAACGAAGGGCACGTGATAACTGCGTTTATTCTCAATAATGATCAAGGAGTTGTCGAGCTTTGAGATACAGTATATTTCCTAAAGCAGAACAGAAGGTATCCCGGGTTACTTATGGTTCGTTTGGTATGGCCGGGGTCTTCGGCTCCTACAGTAAGACTGACTTCATACAATCCGTGCTTCATGCCCTCGAACGGGGAGTAAATATGATCGATACCGCCCGGGGTTATGGGCCGGCTGAACAGCTCATCGGACAGGCGCTCAAGGAATGGAAGGGGGAGAGACCTTTCATTGCGACGAAGGTGCAGGCGCGGGGGAGCGTAGCCGGATGGGGAATTCCCGAATCGGTAGAGCATGACTTTCCACCTGGAGCGATTAAGGAAGATGTGGAGCATTCTCTGCGCGAACTGGGCATAGACACGATTGATTTGCTCCAGCTGCACCGTTACTGGCCGAATTGGGATTACTCGGACTATTGGATGGAAGAGCTGGAGCGAGTCAAGGAGGAAGGAAAGGTGCGCTTCGTTGGCGTATCCATTCCGGATCAGCGGCATGACATCGCACTGCCGCTCGTCAGAAGCGGCAAGATCGACAGTATACAGACTGTATTCAATATCTTCGATCCGCTGCCGCTGGACTGTCTTATTCCGGAATGTCAGAAGCATGACGTGGCCGTCATTGCCAGATGCGTGCTGGATGAAGGAGGCTTGACGGGCTTTCTGACGCAGGATACGACTTTTGCCGACGGAGACTACCGAAAGTCGTTCTTTGGCAGTGTACCCAGAGAGATGTATATCGAGCGGGTGGATCGCCTGCGGTCCTTCATTCCCCAGTATGCGGCCAGCCTGGCCGAGCTGGCGATTCGCTTTGTGCTCCAGCACCCGGCAGTAACGACTGCAGCGATATCCATGCACGTGCCGCAGTATACAGAGGAGAATATAGCAGCAGCGGATCGGGATCCCCTTCCCCCCGCAGTCTTCGAAGAGCTTCGCAAGCACCACAGGTGGGTGAGAAACTTCTATGATAACAAGTTCTGGTAAGACGGCAGGGAAAGTGTGCTGGGAAGAGATGCTGCCCTGGGAGTTTAAAGAGCAGCAGCGTCAGTGTCCCATCGTATACCTGCCCATGGGGCTCTGCGAGCCGCATGGGCAGATCAGTGCATTCGGCCTGGATACGCTGAAGGCGAAGTATAT containing:
- a CDS encoding helix-turn-helix domain-containing protein; protein product: MTLDYLPPAETIGRLPNYHFPPYITLAHMFHAPKGWAIHNREMSQFVLQYVVDGFARYPIGDQPYETRSGDLLFHRPHELHSILTTDDQPYVCISIVFHFGEVDFPFEELFRHRHLLGNFSGHPVETMLSQLVSHYRQPGLLHQMQCQSLLMAILSQASVSSSSNSPEMKKYPQAIPKLVLIKNYLSDHLHREVQIRELEEISGLSKNYILTLFRRHVGMSPMQYLSWLRVNKAKELAIQSKLSIGEIACLVGYSDVHTFGRMFKKKTGQSLSQFCANLIYS
- a CDS encoding aldo/keto reductase, translated to MRYSIFPKAEQKVSRVTYGSFGMAGVFGSYSKTDFIQSVLHALERGVNMIDTARGYGPAEQLIGQALKEWKGERPFIATKVQARGSVAGWGIPESVEHDFPPGAIKEDVEHSLRELGIDTIDLLQLHRYWPNWDYSDYWMEELERVKEEGKVRFVGVSIPDQRHDIALPLVRSGKIDSIQTVFNIFDPLPLDCLIPECQKHDVAVIARCVLDEGGLTGFLTQDTTFADGDYRKSFFGSVPREMYIERVDRLRSFIPQYAASLAELAIRFVLQHPAVTTAAISMHVPQYTEENIAAADRDPLPPAVFEELRKHHRWVRNFYDNKFW